In Anaerolineales bacterium, the following proteins share a genomic window:
- a CDS encoding family 1 glycosylhydrolase — MPQATYHFPRGFLWGTATSSHQVEGNNTNNQWWMWEQTGHTDGTSGLACDWWGGRWREDFDRAAETGQNAHRFSVEWSRIQPTPDTWDEDALERYRAMLRGLRERGMTAIVTLHHFSDPLWFYEMDGWEHDDAPMLFEKFVRKVVEALKEYCSLWCTVNEPNVYTLSGYVAGLFPAKRHGLNVAKRVQANLLLGHAAAYHAIHEIQKEAQVGYALHYRPMAARNKWSPLDRLMRNIQYNGINMAFPSAISAGVMKSPMGNVRIPEAKGTQDYLGLNYYSVDTIAFDITRPQELFGKRYYPDDSDFSETKFIANIPEGIFDTIKWATRTYPNLPLYVTENGVEDADDKMRPRYIAQHIHQVWRAVNFNFPVKGYFHWSLVDNFEWERGWTQRFGLWGVDVETQKRIKRPSVDLYAEICKENGVSSEMVQKYCPEVFDKLFPV, encoded by the coding sequence TTTCCCGCGCGGATTTTTATGGGGGACGGCAACCTCGTCGCATCAAGTGGAGGGGAACAACACGAACAATCAGTGGTGGATGTGGGAACAAACGGGTCACACCGACGGGACGTCTGGTCTCGCCTGCGATTGGTGGGGCGGACGCTGGAGGGAAGACTTCGACCGCGCCGCGGAGACTGGGCAAAACGCGCATCGCTTCTCGGTGGAGTGGAGCCGCATCCAGCCGACGCCCGACACGTGGGACGAAGACGCGCTCGAACGTTATCGCGCCATGTTGCGCGGACTCCGCGAACGCGGCATGACAGCGATAGTCACGCTACATCATTTTTCTGATCCGCTGTGGTTTTATGAAATGGACGGTTGGGAGCACGACGACGCGCCGATGCTGTTCGAGAAATTTGTCCGCAAAGTTGTGGAGGCTTTGAAAGAATATTGTTCGCTGTGGTGCACGGTCAACGAGCCGAACGTCTATACTTTGAGCGGATACGTGGCAGGCTTGTTTCCCGCCAAACGCCATGGACTGAATGTTGCCAAACGTGTGCAGGCAAATTTACTACTCGGTCATGCCGCGGCTTATCACGCCATCCACGAGATTCAAAAGGAGGCGCAGGTCGGTTACGCGTTGCATTATCGCCCGATGGCGGCGCGCAACAAATGGTCGCCGCTCGATCGGTTGATGCGGAACATCCAGTACAACGGCATCAACATGGCGTTCCCCAGCGCGATCAGCGCTGGAGTGATGAAATCGCCGATGGGCAATGTGCGTATCCCCGAAGCGAAAGGGACGCAGGATTATCTCGGTCTAAATTACTATTCGGTGGATACGATTGCATTCGACATCACAAGACCACAAGAATTATTTGGCAAGCGATATTATCCCGACGATTCAGATTTCAGCGAGACGAAGTTCATCGCCAACATCCCCGAAGGGATTTTCGACACGATCAAGTGGGCAACGCGGACGTACCCAAACCTTCCGCTCTACGTCACCGAGAACGGAGTGGAAGACGCGGACGACAAGATGCGTCCGCGTTACATCGCCCAGCATATCCATCAAGTTTGGCGCGCGGTCAATTTCAACTTCCCCGTGAAGGGATATTTCCACTGGTCGCTGGTGGATAACTTCGAATGGGAGCGCGGCTGGACGCAACGCTTCGGTCTATGGGGGGTGGATGTTGAAACGCAAAAGCGTATCAAACGCCCGTCTGTGGATCTGTACGCGGAGATCTGCAAGGAGAAC